The Helicobacteraceae bacterium genome contains the following window.
GGCGTCAAAGCGAAGTTGTTTAGTCGCGAGCTTAGCCTGAAGATAGCCGATCTCTATAGACGGCTCGATAAGGAGGAGGCGGCGAAATACTACGAGGCGTTCGGCGAGTTCAAACCCGCCAACGACGGCAAATGGGAACCGTCTTACAGCTGGTTTCCAAAAAGCCTGTTTGAGTAAAGGCGTTTGATGGAAACCGCGCATAACTCTAATTTGCCGACGACAATGCCGCTGATTATCGAAAGCGATCTGTTTTTATACCCTTTTATGATTTCGCCGCTGTTTTTGAGCGACGAAAGAAATATAGCCGCCGTCAACGAGGCGCTTGCGAACCGCGCTCCCGTTATGGTCGCCGCCGCCAAAGAAAACGGCGACGGTTTTTACGACGCGGGAACGGTGGGCATAATTATGCGAAAACAGGTTTTGCCGGATAAGCGCGTTAAGGCGCTCTTTCAGGGATTTTCGCGCGGTAGAATAACCGGCGTAGTCGAGAACGCCGCCGGTCGCGCTATATTTGTCAACGTTTCCGAGATAGAGAGCGGGATATACGACAAAACGCGCATAGGAGCGCTGCTTGAGAGCTTAAAAGAGAGCGCCCGCGCGTTTTCGTCCGTAAACGCGCATTTCCCCAACGATATTTTAGGCGCGATCGAGGATTTTAGCGATCCAAACCGCGCGATCGATTTTATAGCCAGCGCGTTAAGGCTAAGGCACAGCGAGTCTTACGAGCTGTTAATCGAAGCCGATCTTGAAAAGCGGTTAATAAAGCTGCTGGAGATTATCGCTCGGCTTATTGAAAACGCCAAGTTGCAGCGCGAGATCAAAAGCAAAGTGCATAGCAAGATCGATCAGATTAACCGCGAATACTTTCTAAAAGAGCAGCTAAAGCAGATTAGAAAAGAGCTTGGCGAGGAGACGCAACGCGACGAGGAGATCGAGGAGTATCGCAAAAAACTTGAAAAGAAAAAAGACTCTATAGGCGAGGAGGGCTACAAAGAGGTCAGAAAACAGCTCGATCGGCTTGGGCGAATGCATCCCGATAGCGCGGACGCAAATCTGTTGCAAACCTACATAGAGTGGGCGCTAGAAACGCCGTTTGGCGAGTTTTCCAAAAGTAAATTGAGCGTATCCGCCGTCGAGAAAAGACTAGAGCTTGATCACTACGGGTTAAAAAGACCAAAAGAGCGGATTGTGGAGTTTTTTGCCGTTAGGGAGCTTTTAGAGCGGCGCGAGGCGAACGCCAAAGAGCTACGCGGAACGATTTTGTGTTTCGTAGGACCGCCCGGCGTCGGCAAAACGAGCCTCGCAAACTCGATCGCCAAAGCGTTAAAACGCGAGTTGGCGCGAATCGCGTTAGGCGGCATGGAGGACGTAAACGAGCTGCGCGGACACCGCCGAACCTATATCGGCGCGATGCCCGGTCGCATTGTGCAGGGGCTTATCAACGCCAAAACTATGAATCCCGTGATGATATTAGACGAGATCGACAAAGTGGGGCGCAATATGCGCGGCGATCCGACCGCCGCGCTTTTAGAGATACTCGATCCGGAGCAAAACGATCACTTTCGCGACTACTATCTGAACTTCTCCATAGACCTTAGTCGCGTCGTTTTTATCGCTACGGCTAACGATCTAGGCGCCGTCCCCGCGCCGCTTCGCGATCGGCTGGAGGTTATCAATATCAGCAGTTATACTCCGCAGGAGAAGATCGAGATCGCCAAACGCTATTTGATTCCGCAGGAGCTAAAAAAGCACGGGCTAGACAAGGAGGAGCTAAAAATATCCTCCGCCGCCCTGCGCGATATGGCGGAAAAATACACCAAAGAGGCGGGCGTTCGCAACCTGCGCCGCGCGATCGCGCAGATTTGCAGAAAGGCGGCGAAAACGCTTCTAGCGGGCAAAAGCGGGGGGGTCGCCGTCGGATCGGACAACCTCAAAGAGTATCTGGAAAAAATTATCTACGAGGTGGAACGCGTCGGCAAGAAAAATATCGTGGGCGTGATTAACGGGCTGGCTTGGACTCCCGTCGGCGGCGACGTGCTGAAAATCGAAGCCGTTAAAATCCGCGCGAATAGCGGCGGTTTGCAATTAACGGGCAGTCTTGGCGACGTAATGAAAGAGTCGGCGCAGATCGCCTACAGCGTGGTAAAAACGCTGATAGACGAGGGTAAAATAAAGATCGATCTAGCCTCGATTCCTAAAACTACGGACGCGAACGGCAAGGAGACGCCGATTACCGCGAGCGACATATATAACCGCCACCTGATCCATCTGCACGCGCCGGAGGGCGCCACGCCAAAAGACGGACCAAGCGCGGGCGCGGCGATGGCGTGCGCGATCGCGTCGATTCTTAGCTCCAAAGCCGCTAGAAGCGATCTGGCTATGACGGGCGAATTGACGCTCACGGGCAGGATTTTGCCGATCGGCGGGCTGAAAGAAAAACTGATCGCGGCGCACCGAGCCAAAATAAAAACCGCCCTGATTCCGCAAAAAAACTACGAGAGCGATCTAGACGAGATTCCCGACGAGGTGAAAAATAGCCTAGAGATTATCCCCGTTTGTAAAATCGACGAGGCGATCAAGCTCGCGTTGGAATCTTGAATGATCGATTATGAAAAGCTCGCCAAATACTCGGCGCCCGTTCCGCGCTACACAAGCTATCCGACCGCGCCGGAGTTTAGAGACGATTGGACGCGGCGCGATCTGAGCGAATGTATAGCGCGATCCAATCAAAGCTCCAGAGCGCTTAGCCTATATTTTCATCTGCCTTTTTGCCGATCGGCGTGTTATTTTTGCGGCTGTAACGTAATATACACAAGTAAAGAGGAGCTAAAAGATCGCTATATCGATTATCTATCGCGCGAGATCGCGATAATCGGCGATATGCTAGACGTAAAACGCGAGGTTCGGCAGATTCACTTTGGCGGCGGCACCCCGACCTTTTTCAGCGCGGCGCAACTTGCCAAAATTATCGGGGTTATCAAATCCGCCTTTCCCAATATAGCAAAGGACGCGGAGTTTGGCGTTGAGATCGATCCTAGATTTTTTACGATCGAGCAGATGGACGTTTTTGCCCAAAACGGCGTTAATCGCGTCAGCTTCGGCGTTCAGGATTTCGATCCTAGCGTGCAGGAGGCGGTGCATAGAGTTCAGCCTTTCGAGATCGCCCAAAACGCCGTTGAAATCGCGCGATCGCGCGGCGTTAAAAGCGTTAATATCGATCTGATGTATGGTCTGCCCCGCCAAAACGCGGCGACGTTCGAGCGAACCCTAGAGCTAACTTTGCGACTTGCGCCCGATCGCCTCGCGCTATTTAACTACGCGCACGTCCCGTGGCTAAAAAAAACTATGCGCAAGATCGACGAGAGCGCTATCCCGCCGAGCGCCGAAAAACTAAAGATGTTTCAAATCGCCGCAAAACTATTTGGCGAGAGCGGTTTTGAGATGATCGGTATGGATCACTTCGCAAAGCCGGACGACGAGCTGTGCGTCGCGCTGAAAGAGGGCAAGCTGCATCGCAACTTTCAGGGCTACACGACGCATAGCGAATGCGATCTGTTTGGTTTCGGCGTTACGAGCATAAGCGAGGGCGAGGATTTTTACTCGCAGAACGTTCGCGATCTAAGCGGTTACGAAAAGGCTATCGACGGCGGTTTGCCGCCGACGCTTAGAGGCGTCAGGCTAACCGAAGACGATCGGTTGAGAAAACGGGTTATATTCTCGCTGATGGGTTCGTTTTCGCTTGATTTTGCCGCGATCGAGGCGGAATTTGGGATCAATTTTGAACGGTATTTCGCCTCCGATCTAGAGGCGTTAGCGCGGTTAGAGGCGGACGAGTTATTGTCGATCGCAAATCGCCGCATAACCGTCGGCGATACGGGAAGATTGTTGATCCGCAATATCGTTATGCACTTTGACGATTATCTAAGAAAAACAAGCCCGCAAAATCGCCGTTTTAGTAAAAGCGTTTAATAATCGCGCTACAATATCTAGTAAAAAATATAACCGAAAGG
Protein-coding sequences here:
- the lon gene encoding endopeptidase La; the encoded protein is METAHNSNLPTTMPLIIESDLFLYPFMISPLFLSDERNIAAVNEALANRAPVMVAAAKENGDGFYDAGTVGIIMRKQVLPDKRVKALFQGFSRGRITGVVENAAGRAIFVNVSEIESGIYDKTRIGALLESLKESARAFSSVNAHFPNDILGAIEDFSDPNRAIDFIASALRLRHSESYELLIEADLEKRLIKLLEIIARLIENAKLQREIKSKVHSKIDQINREYFLKEQLKQIRKELGEETQRDEEIEEYRKKLEKKKDSIGEEGYKEVRKQLDRLGRMHPDSADANLLQTYIEWALETPFGEFSKSKLSVSAVEKRLELDHYGLKRPKERIVEFFAVRELLERREANAKELRGTILCFVGPPGVGKTSLANSIAKALKRELARIALGGMEDVNELRGHRRTYIGAMPGRIVQGLINAKTMNPVMILDEIDKVGRNMRGDPTAALLEILDPEQNDHFRDYYLNFSIDLSRVVFIATANDLGAVPAPLRDRLEVINISSYTPQEKIEIAKRYLIPQELKKHGLDKEELKISSAALRDMAEKYTKEAGVRNLRRAIAQICRKAAKTLLAGKSGGVAVGSDNLKEYLEKIIYEVERVGKKNIVGVINGLAWTPVGGDVLKIEAVKIRANSGGLQLTGSLGDVMKESAQIAYSVVKTLIDEGKIKIDLASIPKTTDANGKETPITASDIYNRHLIHLHAPEGATPKDGPSAGAAMACAIASILSSKAARSDLAMTGELTLTGRILPIGGLKEKLIAAHRAKIKTALIPQKNYESDLDEIPDEVKNSLEIIPVCKIDEAIKLALES
- the hemN gene encoding oxygen-independent coproporphyrinogen III oxidase, yielding MIDYEKLAKYSAPVPRYTSYPTAPEFRDDWTRRDLSECIARSNQSSRALSLYFHLPFCRSACYFCGCNVIYTSKEELKDRYIDYLSREIAIIGDMLDVKREVRQIHFGGGTPTFFSAAQLAKIIGVIKSAFPNIAKDAEFGVEIDPRFFTIEQMDVFAQNGVNRVSFGVQDFDPSVQEAVHRVQPFEIAQNAVEIARSRGVKSVNIDLMYGLPRQNAATFERTLELTLRLAPDRLALFNYAHVPWLKKTMRKIDESAIPPSAEKLKMFQIAAKLFGESGFEMIGMDHFAKPDDELCVALKEGKLHRNFQGYTTHSECDLFGFGVTSISEGEDFYSQNVRDLSGYEKAIDGGLPPTLRGVRLTEDDRLRKRVIFSLMGSFSLDFAAIEAEFGINFERYFASDLEALARLEADELLSIANRRITVGDTGRLLIRNIVMHFDDYLRKTSPQNRRFSKSV